Proteins encoded by one window of Nicotiana tabacum cultivar K326 chromosome 10, ASM71507v2, whole genome shotgun sequence:
- the LOC107767783 gene encoding putative exonuclease domain-containing protein At3g15140 codes for MATGFCRVPLLRRFLVSPPVLPFSYSLQPSRKISISASLSTTEESTSSLIQPTTSRTRWKPTCLYFTQGKCTKMDDPMHIDKFNHSCSLELMQNVAGLKNLRQQELEYFLVLDLEGKVEILEFPVLLFDAKTMDVVEFFHRFVRPTKMHEDRINEYIEGKYGKLGVDRVWHDTAIPFGEVIEQFEVWLGERQLWRNELGGCLNKAAFVTCGNWDLKTKVPQQCKVAGMTVPPYFMEWINLKDVFLNFYKRRAKGMLSMMRELQMPLLGSHHLGIDDAKNIARVLQHMLSDGALVQITARRNPHSSEKVEFLFEDRIV; via the exons ATGGCTACGGGATTTTGTAGGGTCCCCTTGCTGCGGCGGTTCCTTGTATCTCCGCCGGTACTACCTTTTTCGTACTCACTTCAGCCCAGCCGTAAAATCAGTATCTCCGCCTCTCTTTCTACCACCGAAGAATCTACTTCTTCCCTAATTCAGCCCACAACTTCCCGTACCCGTTGGAAGCCAACATGTCTCTATTTTACTCAAGGTAAGTGCACTAAG ATGGATGATCCTATGCATATTGACAAGTTTAATCATAGTTGCTCCCTTGAGCTTATGCAAAATGTTGCGGGACTTAAGAATTTGCGGCAGCAGGAGTTGGAATACTTTTTGGTGCTTGATTTGGAGGGTAAAGTTGAGATTCTTGAGTTTCCAGTTCTCCTATTTGATGCCAAAACCATGGACGTCGTCGAGTTTTTCCATAG GTTTGTGAGGCCGACAAAAATGCATGAAGACAGAATAAATGAATATATAGAAGGGAAATATGGAAAGCTAGGAGTTGATCG CGTCTGGCATGATACAGCTATCCCATTTGGAGAAGTTATCGAGCAGTTTGAAGTTTGGCTGGGTGAACGTCAATTGTGGAGAAATGAACTGGGCGGCTGTCTAAATAAAGCTGCCTTTGTTACTTG TGGGAACTGGGATCTGAAGACTAAAGTTCCTCAGCAATGCAAAGTAGCAGGGATGACAGTGCCACCGTATTTCATGgaatggattaatttgaaggatgtGTTTTTGAACTTCTACAAGAGGAGG GCCAAAGGAATGCTTTCAATGATGAGGGAACTCCAGATGCCTTTGTTAGGGAGCCATCACCTTGGAATAGATGATGCAAAAAACATAGCAAGAGTACTGCAACACATGCTAAGTGATGGTGCCCTTGTGCAAATCACAGCTAGAAGAAACCCTCATTCTTCCGAAAAAGTTGAATTTCTTTTTGAGGATCGCATTGTATAA
- the LOC107767782 gene encoding uncharacterized protein LOC107767782 — translation MDLFDDTSIPSSPKTTQDDQMEPGLLLEESWFFGNLLDRKSRMLRCYSDPCPSSKNTQDMLAGKSLEETFSSLQKLPQGEKLNLDSRRSNPKLQRASQSSNLERTPSLPVFVDYKDEIQDEESDFSMGKLIRQASINHVKVSHPKQSSQINLPKAPQSSLQRAPSLPVFAEREEIHDEENDFSMGKLIRQASLNHARVLPPKHTSKGLTKSPTISSTIRQHSRRRQEQKSKTRNSSSEIEDLQGFKNLDLTYEKKDSIPKMANTIPGYNEKNKKKPVGLSELDKIRKPPYSPEDHMKEQIKFWARTVASNVR, via the exons ATGGATTTGTTTGATGATACCTCTATTCCATCTTCTCCTAAAACCACTCAAGATGACCAAATGGAACCCGGATTACTTCTTGAGGAAAGTTGGTTTTTTGGTAATTTGCTTGATAGAAAATCAAGAATGTTGAGATGTTATTCTGATCCTTGTCCTTCCTCTAAAAATACTCAAGATATGTTAGCTGGaaaatctttagaagaaacatTTTCTTCACTTCAGAAACTCCCACAAGGGGAAAAATTAAATCTTGATTCAAGAAGAAGTAATCCAAAATTACAAAGAGCATCACAGAGTAGTAATTTGGAGAGGACACCTTCTTTGCCAGTTTTTGTAGACTACAAAGATGAAATCCAAGATGAAGAAAGTGATTTTTCTATGGGAAAGTTGATTAGACAAGCATCTATAAACCATGTAAAAGTCTCACATCCAAAACAAAGTTCACAGATTAATTTACCAAAAGCACCACAGAGCAGTCTGCAGAGGGCACCTTCTTTGCCAGTTTTTGCAGAAAGGGAAGAAATTCATGATGAGGAAAATGATTTTTCTATGGGAAAGTTGATAAGACAAGCATCTTTAAACCATGCACGAGTCTTGCCTCCTAAACATACTTCAAAG GGTCTAACCAAAAGTCCAACCATATCAAGCACCATAAGGCAGCATTCAAGGAGAAGACAAGAGCAAAAAAGCAAGACTAGAAATAGTTCAAGTGAGATTGAAGATTTGCAAGGTTTTAAGAACTTAGACTTAACCTATGAAAAGAAGGATTCAATCCCAAAAATGGCAAATACAATTCCAGGCTACAatgagaagaacaagaagaaaccTGTTGGCTTATCAGAATTAGACAAGATCAGAAAACCACCTTATTCACCAGAAGATCACATGAAAGAGCAGATCAAGTTTTGGGCTAGAACTGTGGCATCTAATGTGCGCTAA